Proteins encoded in a region of the Pseudomonas shahriarae genome:
- a CDS encoding autotransporter outer membrane beta-barrel domain-containing protein, with protein MSLPTKFELKPLSKMMHVPAISVLLLAAMHTSVQADQLIGESRTIGPHEMKNDWQLDHKSELTVNGARAGNILANDSTLNVNTGSRIEDIRATQGSTVNVDGATVESNHSIWGAVRLDDSAAIIRNSAIISHTTFGLQAYQSFNSDKGGIAQVFNSIIRGEKSGAVATGNAELHFNQNTVVEGTGADSDGVWLDGATATASQSSIIGGKNGVLFTNDAGSSDAGKLVLDNSSVEGRNGSAIVVEGHPGAEMEVEIDVRNGSTLTGGNGVLLEVNGGAQASMNVDSSRLKGDVIVEDGSTAHLNLENSSGLKGQLQNVTSLNVGNGSYWELTADSQVGALNLVDGTVIFGHTDAFYQLDLDSLDGNGTFVMGTDFANGVTDFLNISGEAHGSHSLLLAASGTEPVSPEAIRIVHTGGGDAQFSLAGDVVDVGAYSYGLKKDGTDWFLDPNNRVISPATRSVMALFNTAPTVWYGEATSLRTRMGELRFEPGQAGVWMRGYGNKYKVAESTGVGYNQNQQGFTLGADTPLADSQWLVGVMAGHSTSGLNLKRGTSGTVKSYYVGAYATWLDEESGLYFDAVAKLNRFHNESKVGLSDGTKSKGKYANTGGGLSAEFGRNIKLDDGYFVEPYAQLSTVVIQGANYNMKNGLHADGERTRSIMAKAGATVGRDIQLDSGSVLQPYLRAAMVHEFANNNKVAVNNHEFNNDLSGSRAEFGAGVAVKLSQNLQLHADLEHSSGGRVEQPWGANVGVRYSW; from the coding sequence ATGTCATTACCTACCAAATTCGAGCTCAAGCCCTTGAGCAAGATGATGCATGTTCCAGCCATTAGCGTGCTTCTGCTTGCAGCGATGCACACCAGCGTCCAAGCGGATCAACTGATCGGTGAGTCAAGGACCATTGGCCCCCATGAGATGAAAAATGACTGGCAGTTGGATCATAAGTCCGAGCTGACCGTCAACGGTGCTCGCGCCGGAAATATCCTGGCCAACGACTCGACGCTGAATGTCAATACCGGCAGCCGGATCGAAGATATCCGTGCGACGCAGGGCTCCACCGTCAACGTTGACGGCGCCACTGTTGAATCCAACCACTCGATATGGGGGGCGGTGCGCCTGGATGACAGTGCGGCCATCATCCGAAACAGTGCCATCATCAGCCACACAACTTTCGGTCTGCAGGCGTACCAGAGTTTCAATTCCGACAAGGGCGGCATTGCCCAGGTGTTCAACAGCATCATCCGGGGGGAAAAGAGTGGGGCAGTAGCCACGGGCAATGCTGAGTTGCACTTCAATCAGAACACTGTGGTCGAAGGCACCGGCGCCGATAGTGATGGCGTGTGGCTCGACGGTGCAACGGCGACTGCCAGCCAAAGCAGCATCATCGGCGGCAAGAATGGCGTGTTGTTTACCAACGACGCTGGCAGCAGCGATGCCGGCAAACTGGTGCTGGATAACTCCAGCGTCGAAGGGCGCAACGGCTCGGCCATTGTCGTGGAAGGTCACCCTGGCGCGGAGATGGAAGTTGAAATCGACGTGCGCAACGGCTCAACCCTGACCGGTGGCAATGGCGTGCTGCTGGAAGTCAACGGCGGTGCCCAGGCGAGCATGAATGTCGATAGCAGCCGGTTGAAAGGCGACGTCATTGTCGAAGATGGCAGCACGGCACATTTGAACCTGGAAAACAGCTCCGGGCTCAAAGGCCAGCTGCAGAATGTCACCAGCTTGAACGTAGGCAATGGGTCGTACTGGGAGTTGACCGCCGACAGCCAGGTGGGTGCCTTGAACCTGGTGGACGGTACGGTGATATTCGGCCACACCGATGCGTTCTATCAGTTGGACCTGGACAGTCTCGACGGCAACGGCACCTTCGTCATGGGTACCGATTTTGCCAACGGCGTCACGGACTTCCTGAACATCAGCGGCGAAGCCCACGGCAGTCACAGCCTGTTGCTCGCAGCCAGCGGTACAGAGCCGGTCAGCCCCGAAGCGATTCGTATCGTGCATACCGGCGGCGGTGACGCGCAGTTCTCACTGGCGGGCGATGTCGTCGACGTGGGTGCCTATTCCTATGGTCTGAAAAAGGATGGCACCGATTGGTTCCTCGACCCGAACAACCGCGTGATCAGCCCGGCTACTCGCTCGGTCATGGCGTTGTTCAATACCGCCCCCACGGTCTGGTACGGCGAGGCGACTTCCCTGCGTACGCGCATGGGCGAGCTGCGTTTCGAGCCTGGTCAGGCGGGTGTGTGGATGCGTGGTTATGGCAACAAGTACAAGGTGGCCGAGAGCACCGGGGTTGGCTACAACCAGAACCAGCAGGGCTTTACCCTGGGTGCTGACACGCCGTTGGCCGACAGCCAGTGGCTGGTGGGTGTGATGGCCGGCCATAGTACTTCGGGCTTGAACCTAAAGCGCGGTACGTCGGGCACAGTGAAGAGCTACTACGTGGGTGCTTACGCAACCTGGCTGGATGAAGAGAGCGGTCTGTATTTCGACGCCGTGGCCAAGCTCAACCGTTTCCATAACGAGTCCAAGGTCGGCTTGAGTGACGGCACCAAGTCCAAGGGCAAGTACGCCAACACCGGCGGTGGCCTGTCGGCAGAGTTCGGTCGCAATATCAAGCTGGACGACGGTTACTTCGTCGAGCCGTATGCCCAGCTGTCCACCGTGGTGATCCAGGGCGCCAACTACAACATGAAAAATGGCCTGCACGCCGATGGCGAGCGCACCCGCTCGATCATGGCCAAGGCCGGTGCGACGGTGGGGCGTGACATCCAGCTCGACAGTGGCAGCGTACTCCAGCCTTACCTGCGGGCGGCGATGGTGCATGAGTTTGCCAACAACAATAAGGTCGCGGTGAACAACCATGAGTTCAACAACGACCTATCGGGTTCACGCGCCGAGTTCGGTGCGGGCGTCGCGGTTAAGTTGTCGCAAAACCTGCAACTGCACGCCGACCTAGAGCACAGCAGCGGTGGCCGGGTCGAGCAGCCATGGGGTGCCAACGTAGGTGTGCGCTACAGTTGGTAA
- a CDS encoding LacI family DNA-binding transcriptional regulator codes for MTSFSAAQRSRVTMLDVAQRAGVSKASVSRFIGDDRALLSDAIAQRIEQAIDDLGYRPNQMARGLKRGRTRLIGMLVADIRNPYSIAVMHGVETACRQHGYSLVVCNTDRDDEQERQHLAALRAYNIEGLIVNTLGHHRDQLLELQREMPLVLVDRKVEALHSDLVGLDNPLAVGMALDHLEQQGYRDILLISEAADGTSSRIERMDSFQAQISRRKKMHGAVLEIDLDLPQRLQTFLGAGQAGPKALFCANGIAALACSKALRELGCRLFEDVGLIALDDLEWYPLVGSGITALAQPTEAIGASAFECLLKRLRGDTSATRSLDFAPQLIVRGSTQPV; via the coding sequence GTGACTTCATTCTCCGCCGCCCAGCGCAGCCGCGTGACCATGCTTGATGTAGCCCAACGCGCCGGCGTATCCAAGGCCAGTGTGTCGCGCTTTATCGGCGACGACCGCGCCCTGCTGTCCGACGCCATCGCCCAACGTATCGAACAGGCTATTGATGACCTGGGCTACCGCCCCAACCAGATGGCCCGTGGCCTGAAACGTGGACGCACGCGCCTGATCGGCATGCTGGTAGCGGATATCCGCAACCCCTATTCGATTGCCGTGATGCATGGCGTGGAAACCGCCTGCCGACAGCACGGCTACAGCCTGGTGGTGTGCAACACCGACCGCGATGACGAGCAGGAGCGCCAGCACCTGGCGGCGTTGCGCGCCTATAACATCGAAGGCCTGATCGTGAATACCCTGGGCCATCACCGCGACCAGTTACTGGAGCTGCAACGGGAAATGCCCCTGGTGCTGGTGGACCGTAAGGTCGAGGCGCTGCACAGCGACCTGGTGGGCCTGGATAACCCACTGGCCGTGGGCATGGCCCTGGATCACCTGGAGCAACAGGGCTATCGGGATATTTTGCTGATCAGCGAGGCCGCCGATGGCACCAGCTCGCGGATTGAGCGCATGGACAGTTTCCAGGCCCAGATCAGCCGTCGCAAAAAAATGCACGGCGCTGTACTGGAGATAGACCTCGACCTGCCCCAGCGTTTGCAGACGTTTCTGGGCGCAGGCCAAGCCGGGCCCAAAGCCTTGTTCTGTGCCAACGGCATTGCCGCGCTGGCCTGTAGCAAAGCCCTGCGCGAGTTGGGTTGCCGATTGTTCGAGGACGTTGGCTTGATCGCCCTGGATGACCTGGAGTGGTACCCACTGGTAGGCAGCGGCATCACCGCCCTGGCCCAGCCGACCGAAGCCATTGGCGCCAGCGCTTTTGAGTGCTTGCTCAAGCGGTTGCGCGGCGATACCTCGGCGACCCGTTCCCTGGATTTTGCCCCGCAACTGATCGTGCGAGGCTCAACCCAACCCGTGTAG
- a CDS encoding sugar phosphate isomerase/epimerase family protein: MHRYPVSISLSSYGADLVRQRGQLSFVELLAAAGARRIEWREELLTSEQPGELAQAAAAQDLECVFSSPLELWVAGRAQANSELAATLDRAQAFGARWLKVSLGYFTDTNDLHSLSALLNRHPVRLLVENDQTLHGGRIEPMQRFFDEAERLAVPVKMTFDIGNWHWQDQSARTAARLLGRHVDYLHCKAVARRADGKLVALPPGSADLHLWEQLLQLMPQGISRAVEFPLQGDDLVAVTAEQVTALAHLGQPRVENAHV, from the coding sequence ATGCATAGATATCCCGTTTCCATCAGCCTTTCCAGCTACGGCGCCGACCTGGTTCGCCAGCGCGGCCAGTTGAGTTTCGTCGAGCTGCTGGCCGCTGCCGGGGCCAGGCGTATTGAATGGCGTGAAGAACTGCTGACCAGCGAACAACCCGGCGAACTGGCCCAGGCCGCCGCCGCGCAAGATCTGGAGTGTGTGTTTTCGTCGCCCCTGGAGCTGTGGGTCGCCGGGCGTGCCCAAGCCAATTCGGAGCTGGCCGCCACCCTCGACCGGGCCCAGGCGTTCGGTGCGCGCTGGTTGAAGGTTTCGCTGGGTTACTTCACCGACACCAACGACCTGCACAGCCTCAGCGCCCTGCTCAACCGCCACCCGGTGCGCTTGTTGGTGGAAAACGACCAGACCCTGCACGGCGGGCGCATCGAGCCGATGCAACGCTTCTTCGATGAAGCCGAGCGCCTGGCGGTGCCGGTGAAAATGACCTTCGATATCGGCAACTGGCACTGGCAAGACCAGTCCGCACGTACCGCCGCTCGCTTGCTGGGCCGGCATGTGGATTACCTGCATTGCAAGGCCGTGGCCCGCCGCGCCGACGGCAAGTTGGTAGCCCTGCCGCCCGGCAGCGCCGACCTGCATCTATGGGAACAATTGCTGCAGTTGATGCCCCAAGGTATCAGCCGCGCGGTGGAATTCCCGCTGCAAGGCGACGACTTGGTGGCGGTCACCGCCGAGCAGGTCACCGCCCTCGCCCACCTTGGCCAACCGCGTGTGGAGAATGCCCATGTCTGA
- a CDS encoding sugar kinase, which translates to MSEIDILSFGETMAMFVAEQTGDLAQVGHFEKRIAGADSNVAIGLLRLGFNVAWLSRVGHDSLGRFVVAALEREGLDCRHVAVDPAHPTGFQLKSREESGDDPQVEYFRRGSAASHLSSAAITPELLTARHLHATGIPPALSDATAELSRELMSQMRAAGRSVSFDPNLRPSLWPSEQKMIREVNALAGLAHWVLPGLSEGRLLTGFEDPGDIAAFYLDLGVEAVAIKLGPHGAYYRSQLDQGFVAAVPVAKVVDTVGAGDGFAVGLISALLENLSLAQAVQRANWIGSRAVQSRGDMEGLPLRADLPAWQKAG; encoded by the coding sequence ATGTCTGAGATCGATATCCTCTCGTTCGGCGAAACCATGGCGATGTTTGTCGCCGAGCAAACCGGCGACCTGGCCCAGGTCGGCCACTTCGAAAAGCGCATCGCCGGGGCCGACAGTAACGTGGCGATCGGGTTGTTACGCCTGGGCTTCAACGTCGCCTGGCTGAGCCGGGTCGGTCATGACTCATTGGGGCGGTTTGTGGTCGCGGCCCTGGAGCGTGAAGGCCTGGATTGCCGGCATGTGGCGGTGGATCCCGCGCACCCCACCGGCTTTCAGCTCAAGTCCCGGGAAGAGAGCGGCGACGATCCTCAGGTCGAGTATTTCCGGCGTGGCTCGGCGGCCAGTCACTTGTCCAGCGCCGCAATCACTCCAGAATTGCTAACGGCGCGCCATCTGCACGCCACCGGGATTCCGCCGGCGCTGTCGGACGCCACCGCCGAACTGTCGCGCGAGTTGATGAGCCAGATGCGCGCGGCCGGCCGCAGTGTGTCCTTTGACCCGAACCTGCGCCCTTCGCTATGGCCCAGCGAGCAAAAAATGATCCGCGAAGTCAACGCCCTGGCCGGCCTGGCGCATTGGGTATTGCCGGGCCTGAGCGAAGGTCGGCTGCTGACCGGTTTCGAAGATCCCGGGGATATTGCCGCCTTCTACCTCGACCTGGGCGTGGAAGCCGTAGCCATCAAGCTCGGCCCCCACGGTGCCTACTACCGCAGCCAGCTGGACCAGGGCTTTGTCGCCGCCGTGCCGGTGGCCAAGGTGGTGGACACGGTGGGAGCCGGCGACGGCTTTGCGGTGGGCCTGATCAGCGCCCTCCTGGAAAACCTCAGCCTGGCCCAGGCGGTACAGCGCGCCAACTGGATCGGCAGCCGCGCAGTACAGAGTCGCGGCGATATGGAAGGCCTGCCCCTGCGCGCCGACCTGCCCGCCTGGCAAAAAGCCGGCTGA
- a CDS encoding MFS transporter produces the protein MNNLKLATRRWWYIMPIVFITYSLAYLDRANYGFAAASGMAEDLMITPGMSSLLGALFFLGYFFFQVPGAIYAQRRSVKKLIFVSLILWGGLATLTGVVSNAYMLIAIRFMLGVVEAAVMPAMLVYLCHWFTRAERSRANTFLILGNPVTMLWMSVVSGYLVQHYSWRWMFIIEGLPAVFWAFIWWRLADERPADAKWLSAGEKHDLETALAAEQVGLKAVKNYAEAFRSPKVIILALQFFCWSIGVYGFVLWLPSILKAGLKMDMVEAGWLSALPYLAAVIGMLVVSWGSDKLQKRKRFVWPPLLIASVAFYGSYLLGAEHFWWSYTLLVIAGACMYAPYGPFFAIVPEILPANVAGGAMALINSMGALGSFGGSYLVGYLNSSTGSPGASYLLMSGALLLSVVLTIFLKTGAREPSPAAPLHSLDLKVRT, from the coding sequence ATGAACAACCTGAAACTCGCCACCCGCCGTTGGTGGTACATCATGCCCATCGTGTTTATCACCTACAGCCTGGCGTACCTGGACCGTGCCAACTACGGCTTCGCCGCCGCCTCCGGGATGGCCGAAGACCTGATGATCACCCCGGGCATGTCCTCGCTGCTCGGTGCGCTGTTCTTCCTCGGCTACTTTTTCTTCCAGGTACCGGGGGCGATCTATGCCCAGCGGCGTAGCGTGAAGAAACTGATTTTCGTCAGCCTGATCCTCTGGGGCGGCCTGGCGACCCTCACCGGCGTGGTGTCCAACGCCTATATGTTGATCGCCATCCGCTTTATGCTCGGGGTGGTCGAGGCCGCCGTGATGCCGGCGATGCTGGTGTACCTGTGCCACTGGTTTACCCGTGCCGAACGCTCGCGGGCCAACACCTTCCTGATCCTCGGCAACCCGGTGACCATGCTGTGGATGTCGGTGGTATCCGGCTACCTGGTACAGCATTACAGCTGGCGCTGGATGTTTATCATCGAAGGCCTGCCGGCGGTGTTCTGGGCCTTTATCTGGTGGCGCCTGGCCGATGAGCGCCCAGCCGATGCCAAGTGGCTGAGCGCTGGCGAGAAACACGACCTGGAAACCGCCCTGGCCGCCGAACAGGTCGGGCTCAAGGCTGTGAAGAACTATGCCGAAGCCTTCCGTTCGCCCAAGGTGATCATCCTCGCGCTGCAATTCTTTTGCTGGAGCATCGGCGTCTACGGCTTTGTGCTGTGGCTGCCGTCAATCCTCAAGGCCGGCCTGAAAATGGACATGGTCGAAGCCGGCTGGTTGTCGGCGCTGCCCTACCTGGCGGCGGTGATCGGCATGCTGGTGGTGTCCTGGGGCTCGGACAAGCTGCAAAAGCGTAAGCGCTTTGTATGGCCACCGCTGCTGATCGCCTCCGTGGCGTTTTATGGTTCCTACTTGTTGGGGGCCGAGCATTTCTGGTGGTCCTACACCCTGCTGGTGATCGCCGGCGCCTGCATGTATGCGCCCTACGGGCCGTTTTTTGCCATCGTCCCGGAAATCCTCCCGGCCAACGTCGCCGGCGGCGCCATGGCCTTGATCAACAGCATGGGCGCCCTCGGTTCGTTTGGCGGCTCCTACCTGGTGGGCTACCTCAATAGCAGCACCGGCTCGCCCGGTGCGTCGTACCTGCTGATGAGCGGCGCGTTGCTGCTGTCGGTGGTGCTGACGATTTTCCTCAAGACCGGTGCCCGGGAGCCGTCCCCGGCAGCACCGTTGCACTCCCTGGATTTGAAGGTAAGAACCTGA
- a CDS encoding 2-hydroxyacid dehydrogenase, with protein MKKHVVLYKKLSAPLMARLHEAAQVTLIESLDPAGLAQLREALPSAHGLLGASLRLDAQLLDLAPRLEAVASVSVGVDNYDIDYLTQRGILLSNTPDVLTETTADTGFALILATARRVVELANLVRAGNWNQNIGPLHFGSDVHGKTLGIIGMGRIGEALAQRGHFGFGMPVIYHSHSPKPLVEQRFGARYCSLPELLQHADFVCLTLPLTAQTQGLIGAKEFAQMGPETIFINISRGKVVDEAALIEALQQRTIRAAGLDVFEREPLNHDSPLLRLNNVVATPHIGSATHETREAMARCAVDNLLAALAGERPKNLVNSSVWKA; from the coding sequence ATGAAAAAGCATGTCGTGCTGTACAAGAAACTGTCCGCACCGTTGATGGCCCGTTTGCATGAAGCGGCCCAGGTGACCTTGATCGAATCCCTCGACCCCGCGGGCCTGGCGCAACTGCGTGAGGCACTGCCCAGTGCCCACGGCCTGCTGGGGGCCAGCTTGCGCCTGGATGCGCAACTGCTGGACCTGGCGCCGCGCCTGGAAGCCGTGGCCAGTGTTTCGGTGGGCGTCGATAACTACGACATCGACTACCTGACCCAACGCGGCATTTTGCTCAGCAACACCCCGGATGTACTCACCGAAACCACGGCCGATACCGGCTTTGCACTGATCCTCGCCACCGCCCGACGCGTAGTGGAGCTGGCCAATCTGGTGCGCGCCGGCAACTGGAACCAGAACATCGGCCCCCTGCACTTTGGCAGCGATGTGCACGGCAAGACCCTGGGTATCATTGGCATGGGGCGCATTGGTGAAGCCCTGGCCCAGCGTGGGCACTTTGGCTTTGGCATGCCGGTGATTTACCACAGCCATTCGCCCAAACCTTTGGTGGAGCAGCGTTTCGGCGCGCGGTACTGCAGCTTGCCGGAGTTGCTGCAACACGCTGACTTTGTTTGCCTGACGTTGCCGTTGACTGCACAGACTCAGGGGTTGATTGGCGCCAAGGAATTCGCCCAGATGGGCCCGGAGACGATTTTCATCAATATCTCCCGGGGCAAGGTAGTAGATGAGGCGGCACTGATCGAAGCCCTGCAACAGCGCACGATCCGCGCGGCGGGGCTGGATGTGTTTGAGCGTGAGCCGTTGAACCACGACTCGCCGTTGCTGCGTTTGAACAACGTGGTGGCGACACCGCATATCGGCTCGGCCACCCACGAGACCCGTGAAGCGATGGCGCGGTGTGCGGTGGATAATCTGCTGGCGGCGTTGGCGGGCGAGCGGCCGAAAAACCTGGTCAATTCCAGCGTATGGAAAGCCTGA
- a CDS encoding methyl-accepting chemotaxis protein: MSLRNLNIAPRAFLGFAFIALLVIVLGVFAVNRMTLIRQAALDMGANQLPSVGYLANMTENVLRLRILSFRVLVNREPVALQEAQVRIGVLVDKARQAQAGYAALPAGAEEAALYKTFAATLDNYLKAQAEMLTLSQQNKVEEMRALINSRIKDGTDQMGEQLNKLIAINAANAKQAGEDAGRSYSDAISGIVVVSVVAALMTVLLAWLLTRSIVTPLRKAVAAAETISSGDLSKVIADDGQDEPARLIGALATMQNNLRQTIQHIAGSATQLASAAEELSAVTEEASKGLQQQNNEIDQAATAVNEMTAAVEEVARNAVSTSEASTQSNQAAREGRDRVVETVGAIQTMTQDVQDTSVLIEGLATQGRDIGKVLDVIRAIAEQTNLLALNAAIEAARAGEAGRGFAVVADEVRALAHRTQQSTQEIEKMVAGIQNGTGEAVQSMQQSNQRTQSTLEMARAAGVALEQITQSISLINERNLVIASASEEQAQVSREVDRNLVNIRDLATQSAAGANQTSAASHELSRLAVDLNAMVARFVI, translated from the coding sequence ATGTCCCTCCGTAATTTGAATATCGCACCTCGGGCGTTTCTCGGTTTTGCGTTTATTGCGTTGCTTGTGATTGTTCTGGGGGTGTTTGCCGTCAACCGTATGACGCTGATTCGCCAGGCCGCGCTGGATATGGGGGCTAACCAACTGCCGAGTGTCGGTTACCTGGCCAATATGACCGAGAACGTGTTGCGCCTGCGCATTCTGTCGTTTCGGGTCCTGGTCAATCGCGAACCGGTCGCCTTGCAGGAGGCCCAGGTGCGCATCGGCGTGCTGGTCGACAAGGCGCGCCAGGCCCAGGCGGGTTATGCCGCGCTGCCGGCCGGCGCTGAAGAAGCCGCGCTGTACAAGACTTTTGCCGCCACGCTGGACAACTATCTCAAGGCCCAGGCTGAAATGCTGACGCTGTCCCAGCAGAACAAAGTCGAGGAGATGCGGGCCCTGATCAACAGCCGGATCAAAGACGGTACGGATCAGATGGGCGAGCAACTCAATAAGCTGATTGCGATCAACGCCGCCAATGCCAAACAGGCCGGGGAAGACGCCGGGCGCAGCTACAGCGATGCCATCAGCGGAATTGTCGTGGTGTCGGTGGTGGCGGCGCTGATGACCGTATTGCTTGCCTGGTTGTTGACCCGCAGCATCGTCACACCGCTGCGCAAGGCGGTGGCCGCCGCCGAAACCATCTCCAGCGGCGACCTGAGCAAGGTCATTGCGGACGACGGCCAGGATGAGCCGGCGCGCCTGATCGGTGCCCTGGCTACCATGCAGAACAACCTGCGCCAGACCATCCAGCATATTGCCGGTTCAGCCACTCAACTGGCGTCGGCGGCCGAAGAGCTGAGCGCGGTGACCGAGGAAGCCTCCAAGGGCTTGCAGCAGCAAAACAATGAAATCGACCAGGCCGCCACTGCCGTCAATGAAATGACCGCGGCCGTGGAAGAAGTCGCGCGCAATGCGGTGTCCACCTCAGAAGCCTCGACCCAGTCGAACCAGGCCGCGCGGGAAGGGCGCGATCGTGTGGTGGAAACCGTGGGCGCGATCCAGACCATGACCCAGGACGTGCAGGATACTTCGGTGCTGATCGAAGGCCTGGCGACCCAGGGCCGGGATATCGGCAAGGTGCTGGACGTGATCCGCGCGATTGCCGAGCAGACCAACTTACTGGCCCTCAATGCCGCCATCGAAGCGGCACGTGCCGGTGAGGCCGGGCGCGGGTTTGCCGTGGTGGCCGACGAAGTGCGTGCCCTGGCCCATCGTACCCAGCAGTCGACCCAGGAGATCGAGAAAATGGTGGCCGGGATCCAGAACGGCACGGGGGAAGCGGTGCAGTCCATGCAGCAGAGCAACCAGCGCACCCAAAGCACCCTGGAAATGGCCCGCGCCGCCGGCGTGGCACTGGAGCAGATCACCCAGTCCATCAGCCTGATCAACGAGCGCAACCTGGTGATTGCCAGCGCGTCCGAAGAGCAGGCCCAAGTGTCCCGCGAAGTGGACCGTAACCTGGTGAATATCCGCGACCTGGCGACGCAGTCGGCGGCCGGAGCCAACCAGACCAGCGCCGCCAGTCATGAACTGTCGCGCCTGGCGGTGGATTTGAATGCGATGGTGGCGCGGTTTGTGATCTAA
- a CDS encoding nucleobase:cation symporter-2 family protein gives MSDAQAPRPRYKSDLIYGLEDRPHFTAAVFAALQHVLASFVGIITPTLIVGGVLGLESEVPYLVSMALFVSGLGTFVQARRFGPVGSGLLCLQGTSFSFISVILSAGFMVKARGGGTDEILSTIFGICFFAAFIEVVLSQFIGKLRKLITPVVTGTIITLMGLSLIKVAVTDMAGGYGAADLGAAGNMGLAALVLLTIVVLNRFNNPFLRLGSIVIGLTLGFVVAWWLGRVDLAALPQVPLVSVPVPFKYGFSFDWVAFIPVAVIFLISPLEAAGDLTANSMISQQPVKGPLYIKRIKSGLLADGLNSVMAATFNSLPMVTFAQNNGVIQLTGVASRYVAYFIAGLLVLLGLFPMIGAVLQLMPKPVLGGATLIMFGTVAVAGIKILAEAGLHRRNVLIVAISLGMGLGVAAVPEVLRELPKALHNIFESPITVGAFCAILLNIFLPEEFIELEEDEFDPEASTLKVMQDPEPTK, from the coding sequence TTGTCTGACGCTCAAGCCCCCCGCCCCCGTTATAAATCGGACCTGATCTACGGTCTGGAAGACCGCCCGCACTTCACCGCTGCGGTATTTGCCGCCCTGCAGCACGTGCTCGCCAGCTTCGTCGGGATCATTACCCCGACCCTGATCGTCGGTGGTGTGCTGGGCCTGGAAAGCGAAGTGCCCTACCTGGTCAGCATGGCGCTGTTCGTCTCCGGCCTGGGCACGTTTGTCCAGGCGCGGCGCTTCGGCCCCGTGGGTTCGGGCTTGCTGTGCCTGCAAGGCACGAGCTTCTCGTTTATCAGCGTGATCCTCAGTGCCGGCTTCATGGTCAAGGCCCGGGGCGGCGGTACCGATGAAATTCTCTCAACGATCTTTGGCATCTGCTTTTTTGCCGCATTTATCGAAGTGGTGCTCAGCCAGTTCATCGGCAAGTTGCGCAAGCTGATCACGCCGGTGGTCACCGGCACCATCATCACCTTGATGGGGCTATCGCTGATCAAGGTCGCCGTGACCGACATGGCCGGCGGCTATGGCGCGGCAGACCTGGGCGCAGCCGGCAATATGGGGCTGGCGGCCCTGGTGTTGCTGACCATCGTGGTGCTTAACCGCTTCAATAACCCGTTCCTGCGTTTGGGCTCGATTGTCATCGGCCTGACCCTGGGTTTTGTGGTGGCCTGGTGGCTGGGGCGTGTCGATCTGGCGGCATTGCCCCAGGTACCGCTGGTCAGCGTGCCGGTGCCGTTCAAGTACGGGTTCTCGTTCGACTGGGTGGCGTTTATTCCGGTTGCGGTGATCTTCCTGATTTCCCCCCTGGAAGCAGCCGGCGACCTGACCGCCAACTCGATGATTTCCCAGCAACCGGTCAAGGGCCCGCTGTATATCAAGCGCATCAAGTCCGGCCTGCTGGCCGATGGCCTGAACTCGGTAATGGCCGCCACTTTCAATAGCCTGCCGATGGTGACCTTCGCCCAGAACAACGGGGTGATCCAGTTGACCGGCGTGGCCAGCCGCTATGTGGCGTATTTCATTGCCGGGCTGCTGGTATTGCTGGGTCTGTTTCCGATGATTGGCGCGGTGCTGCAATTGATGCCCAAGCCGGTGCTGGGTGGCGCGACCCTGATCATGTTCGGCACGGTGGCGGTGGCCGGGATCAAGATCCTTGCCGAAGCCGGCCTGCATCGGCGCAATGTGCTGATTGTGGCGATTTCCTTGGGGATGGGCCTGGGCGTGGCGGCAGTACCGGAAGTGCTGCGCGAGCTGCCCAAGGCCTTGCACAACATCTTCGAGTCGCCGATTACCGTCGGTGCCTTCTGTGCGATCCTGCTGAACATTTTCCTGCCTGAAGAGTTCATAGAGCTGGAAGAAGATGAATTTGACCCGGAAGCCTCTACCCTCAAGGTCATGCAGGATCCGGAACCCACGAAATAG
- a CDS encoding LEA type 2 family protein: MRRLIGLTLSLILLSLSACALFPNRDPLHINVVGIEPLQSQDLEVRFAVKLRVQNPNETAIDYNGVALDLEVNGRPLAAGVSDQQGSIPRFSETVLTVPVSVSAFSVLRQTLGLSQTQRLNNLPYVLRGKLAGGLFGTMRFVDRGTLDLPNTVTW; the protein is encoded by the coding sequence ATGCGCAGATTGATCGGCCTGACCCTGTCTCTGATATTGCTCAGCCTGAGCGCCTGCGCTTTGTTCCCCAACCGCGACCCGCTGCATATCAATGTGGTGGGAATCGAGCCGCTGCAAAGCCAGGATCTGGAAGTGCGCTTCGCGGTCAAGTTGCGGGTGCAGAACCCCAACGAAACCGCGATCGACTACAACGGCGTGGCGCTGGACCTGGAGGTCAATGGCCGGCCGCTGGCGGCTGGGGTGAGTGATCAACAGGGATCCATCCCGCGCTTTTCCGAGACCGTTCTGACCGTCCCGGTCAGCGTTTCAGCGTTTTCGGTGTTGCGTCAGACCCTGGGCCTGAGCCAGACCCAGCGTTTGAACAACCTGCCCTATGTATTGCGCGGCAAGCTGGCGGGCGGGTTGTTTGGCACGATGCGCTTTGTCGATCGTGGCACCCTGGACCTGCCCAACACCGTGACCTGGTAA